The following nucleotide sequence is from Streptomyces brevispora.
GCCGGCCGGGGCCGAACTGCCCGGCCGGATGCCGCAGGACGCCGCCCGGGGCTGCCCGTTCTGACCGGTCCGGCACAGCGGCAAGATCGATCGACCACAGCGTGGGGTGCCCCGTAACATCCGATTTATGGCACTCATCGCTCGCACCGCGCAGGCGCTCCCCGACGAGACGCTGGACCAGCTGCGTTCGGCCGTCGCGATGGCCACCCGACCCGACCGGCTGGGCGGCCGCAGCCCCTATCACTACACCTTCTGGTACTCGCTGGGGACGCCGCCGCGCAATGTGGTCGAGGCGGCCGTCCGGAACCATCTCGTGCACCACATCCCCGCCGAGGTACGGGCGGCCGCCGTCGGAGTCGAGTGGTGGCTCGGGCGGCTGGCTCCGCCGTACGCCTCGAACTTCGAATTCGGTCTGCACCGTGACATCGGCGAGGATCCGGAGACCGGCGCGCTGGACTCCCCGATGCTGTCCAGCGTCGTGTACCTGACCGACGTCGACGACGGCCCGCTCGTGGTCTTCGGTGGCGAGCCGTCACCGGGGGAGCAGGACCGGGAGTTCGTCTTCCCGGCCAGGAATCTGTACGTCACGTTCCCCGGGCATCTATGGCACTCCGTGGGCAGCCGCGCCGACGTACACCAGGAACCGCCGACCGCCCCGGAGCATCGGGAACGACTGACGGTCCTGGTGAACTGGTGGCCGTACGAGCCGGGCGACATCGCCGCCGAGCCGATGAAGCAGGTCGCCGCGGCGTACGACGGGTCGATGTACCCGGAGTTGCGGGCGGCGGCCGCCGGCCCTCAGATCTCCTCGTAGCCCATCCGCCGGGTGATGGCGTCCCTGATCGCCGCGGCCAGCTGGTCCACATGCTCGGGATCGAACAGGCTCAGGTGGCTGCCCTTGATCTCGGTGGTCTCCAACTCGGCGACGAAGGCGCCCCACCCGCGGTCGTCGTCCATGTATCCCGCGGGGAACCTCGGCGCATCCGCGGGCAGCGGGTCACTGGCGCGCAGCAGTTCCACCTCGGCCGGGTAGAACTCCGGCCAGTAGTCGAGGAACGAGGCGCGGTTGCGCTCGACCATCCCGGTCAGCTCGGCCAGCGCCGCGGCGGCGTCGGCCTCGGCGCCCTCCAGGCGCAGTACGTCGAGCGCCAGGCACGCGGCCCGCACCTCGGCGGCTTCCGCCGCCGAGGACATGAACGAGGGCGGCGCCCAGGTGTCGAGCAGCAGCGTCGCGGCGACCGGCTCGCCGCGCAGCAGCCAGTGCCGGGCCATCTCGACCGCCACGCAACCGCCCATCGACCAGCCGGCGAGCACGACGGGGGCGACGCCGCGCACCGCGTCGACGGCGGCCACGTACCGGGCGGCGATCTCCTCGATCGTCGCCTGCGGGTCGTCCGGAAGCGACTGCAGGGCGTACAGCGCGAACTCCCCGCCGAGCCGCTGCGCCACCTCGTAGAACGGCAGCACCGAACCGCTCGCCGCGTGCACGAACACCACCAGTGGCGCGCCGGGGTTCTCGACCAGGTCGACCAGGTTGCCCTCGAGCGCAGGGGCGGCCTGCACCGCACCCAGCGTCGCCGCCAGCTCGCGGACCTTCGGGCCGGTGAAGACGTCCTGGACGGACGGCCGCAGGCCGAGCTCGCTCTCGCACTCCTCGATCAGTTTGAACACCAGCAGCGAATGGCCGCCCAGGTCGAAGAAGCTGTCGGTGACACTGACGGCGTCCCGGCGCAGGAGCCGGGCGTAGATCGCGGCCAGCCGGGCTTCCAAGTCGGTCTCCGGAGCGACGAAGTACTCGTCCTCGACGAGCGTGCCGCTGTCGCGCAGGTCGAGCAACGCGGCGACGTCGATCGCGCCGTCGTCGGCACGGACGATCCGGTCCACCACCGTGACGCTGCCCGGCACCAGGTAGTCGGGCAGCTGCCGGGCGGCGCCGTCGGCGAGCTCGGTCCCCGACAGTTCCCGATCACCACTCGGCACCACGAAGGCAGCGAGGCCGCCCTCGGGCGCCGCGGTGACCGCGCACAGGGCCACCCCGCCCTGGCCGGTGAAGGCCGCCTCGACGGCGGCCCGCTCGACGCGCATGCCGTGCACCGTGATCTGCCGGTCGATCGGGCCGAGGTACTCCAGCACACCGTCCTCCCGGCGCCGGCAGAGTTCGCCGGTGCGAACCATGCGGGCGCCGGGCACGCCGAAAGGGTCGGCCACGAACCGTTCCGCGGTCGGGGTGGGCAGCCGGTGGTAACCGTGGGCCAGGCCGGCCTCCCCGCCGACGTACAACTCGCCGGCGACGCCCACCGGGGTCGGCTCCAGCGCCTCGTCCAGCACGTACAGGGCGTGGTGGGCCACGCGCCGGCCCCGCTCGACGACCCGGCCGGTCTCCGGCCATCCCCGCCACGTGATGACCTCGCCGGGAAATCCGGCGACGGTCACCGGTTCGCCGCCGTGGAAGACCCGGCGCAGCGACCCGCCACCGGCGCCGTCCAGCGGCACCGACGCCGTCGTCCACAGCGTGGTGACGCGGTACGCGTCGATGTGTTCCATCAGGGGCCGAGGATCCCGGTGCACCACGGGCGGGCAGAGCAGGACCACGCCCCCGCAGGAAAGCGGCCAGAACGCGCCGTCGGGCGTCTCCGGGAGCACCACCTCGCCGGCGTCGAGGGGATGGGTGCGCCGCAGTTCCGCGACCTCGGCCAGCTCCGCGACGACGGGACGGGCGACGGCCCCCGGCCGGCCGGGGGTGTGGACCAGGCGGAGCAGGTCGTACCCGGTCTCCGCGACCGGCGGGTCGTCGGTGGACACATCGGCCCACCGCTCGGCGTCCGCGAACGAGACCACCTGCCACGATCCGGGCGGCACCTGGGCCGCCGTCGCCCGATCGGTGATCACCACGTCCGGAGCGACCTCTGCCAGCTGCTCCGGCGCGATCGCCGTGTACGGGGTGCCGAGCTTGGCCGCGGCGTACCGGGCGACGATCTCGTCGGCGCCGTGGGCGAGGCACAACGCCAGGACCGAGCCGGGCCGGACCCCGGCGCCGAGCAGGACCCATGCCAGCCGGTTGGCCCGGACGTTCAGTTCCGCGTAGCTCACCGCCCCCTCGCCGGTGTGGACCGCCACCGCGTCCGGAGTGCGGCGGGCCTGCTCCTCGAACGGCTGCGCCATCGTCCGGTACCGGATGTCCGGTTGCTCGGGTCCGGTCAGCTCGTGCAGCACGCGCTCCCGTTCGGCCGGAGCCAGCAGCGGCAGCTCGAACGCCCGCGCGTCGGGCTGCCCGGCGCCCGCGGCCAGCAGGCCCTCCAGGATGGAGGCGAAGCGCAGCGCGGTCGACTTCTCGAACAGGTCGGCGTCGTACACCAGGACGCCGCTCATCACGTCCTGGTCGACGAACAGGCTCACGGCCAGGTCCCACATCGCGGCGTTCGTGTCCAGCTCGGTGCCCATGTCGGCGGCGCCGCCCACCGCGATGGACTGCACGTTGACCATGGTCTGGAACACCGCCTGCACCCCGGAGAGCCGGGGCAGACCCAGTTCCGCCACCACCCGGTCGAAGGGCACCGTCTGGTGGTCATGGGCCTCCAGGACGGTCTCGTGCACCTGGCGGACGACCTTTCGGAACGTGGGGTCGCCGCTCAAGTCGGTGCGCAACGGCGCCGACTTCACGAAACAGCCCACGATCGACTCGGCGACCTCATGGTCCCGGCCGGCCAGCGGGACGCCCACGATGTTGTCCCGCTGCCCGGTCATCCGGGTCAGGAACACCTTGTACGCGGCCATGACGACGACGAACAGGGTGACCCCCTCGTCCGTCGCCAGCTGCCGCAGGCGGGCCAGCACCGGTCCGGGGACGGAGATCGGCACGGTGCCGCCGGACCGCCTCGACGTGGCCGGCCGGGGACGGTCCCTGGGCAGGTCCAGCACCGGCAGGTCGCCGGACAGCTTGCCGGTCCAGTAGGACAGGTCGCTCCGGACCGCCGTGTCGTCGGCGTTCTCCTGCTCCCAGGCCACGTAGTCGAGGAAGCCGACCGGCGGGGCCGGATCGAGCGGACCACCGGCCAGCAGGGTGTCGAGCTCGGCGAC
It contains:
- a CDS encoding non-ribosomal peptide synthetase, with amino-acid sequence MTALNVEKQQLLMKLLRERSTATRGPRVAPVPPGTPVPLNPPQARIWFSCRQYPDTSEYSLPELRTLDRALDLPTLRAVTVELMARHDVLRVRMFERDGVPMQQDDGPIEPPVTWHDLRHLAAGEAEARATASGNEAARRPFPLDGPCFFQIIGFALPGDRTMLAINFHHIVIDGLSRAMVVAELDTLLAGGPLDPAPPVGFLDYVAWEQENADDTAVRSDLSYWTGKLSGDLPVLDLPRDRPRPATSRRSGGTVPISVPGPVLARLRQLATDEGVTLFVVVMAAYKVFLTRMTGQRDNIVGVPLAGRDHEVAESIVGCFVKSAPLRTDLSGDPTFRKVVRQVHETVLEAHDHQTVPFDRVVAELGLPRLSGVQAVFQTMVNVQSIAVGGAADMGTELDTNAAMWDLAVSLFVDQDVMSGVLVYDADLFEKSTALRFASILEGLLAAGAGQPDARAFELPLLAPAERERVLHELTGPEQPDIRYRTMAQPFEEQARRTPDAVAVHTGEGAVSYAELNVRANRLAWVLLGAGVRPGSVLALCLAHGADEIVARYAAAKLGTPYTAIAPEQLAEVAPDVVITDRATAAQVPPGSWQVVSFADAERWADVSTDDPPVAETGYDLLRLVHTPGRPGAVARPVVAELAEVAELRRTHPLDAGEVVLPETPDGAFWPLSCGGVVLLCPPVVHRDPRPLMEHIDAYRVTTLWTTASVPLDGAGGGSLRRVFHGGEPVTVAGFPGEVITWRGWPETGRVVERGRRVAHHALYVLDEALEPTPVGVAGELYVGGEAGLAHGYHRLPTPTAERFVADPFGVPGARMVRTGELCRRREDGVLEYLGPIDRQITVHGMRVERAAVEAAFTGQGGVALCAVTAAPEGGLAAFVVPSGDRELSGTELADGAARQLPDYLVPGSVTVVDRIVRADDGAIDVAALLDLRDSGTLVEDEYFVAPETDLEARLAAIYARLLRRDAVSVTDSFFDLGGHSLLVFKLIEECESELGLRPSVQDVFTGPKVRELAATLGAVQAAPALEGNLVDLVENPGAPLVVFVHAASGSVLPFYEVAQRLGGEFALYALQSLPDDPQATIEEIAARYVAAVDAVRGVAPVVLAGWSMGGCVAVEMARHWLLRGEPVAATLLLDTWAPPSFMSSAAEAAEVRAACLALDVLRLEGAEADAAAALAELTGMVERNRASFLDYWPEFYPAEVELLRASDPLPADAPRFPAGYMDDDRGWGAFVAELETTEIKGSHLSLFDPEHVDQLAAAIRDAITRRMGYEEI